A portion of the Desulfuromonadaceae bacterium genome contains these proteins:
- a CDS encoding DUF362 domain-containing protein yields the protein MSTPVYFADLRTGHRENLFGKLTRLLDLAGIDRIVGNGDLTAIKIHFGEKGGHAFVRPPFLRRIVERVKELHGKPFLTDSSTLYPGQRKEAVSALTCAIENGFAYAVVGAPLIMSDGLRGHSARRIAIAGELLTATDIGAEIIEADVLLAVSHFKCHEISGFGGAIKNLAMGCSSRAGKLEQHSVSAPTVNQRCTVCGACLKACAHGAITVQAPQASIASDKCTGCGRCIAICADKAIDINWDEAPPTIMKKMAEYALGATTGKAGKTLYVSFVTQVSPACDCYGHSDAPIVADQGILVATDPVAIDQACADLVNRAPGLADSALQSGHEAGGDKFRGVYPQIDWETTLEHGEKIGLGSRDYTLISLEPKSDKGW from the coding sequence ATGTCGACACCCGTTTATTTCGCCGACCTGCGCACTGGCCACCGCGAGAACTTGTTTGGCAAGCTGACCCGTCTCCTTGACCTGGCCGGGATCGACCGGATCGTCGGCAACGGCGATCTGACGGCAATCAAAATTCACTTTGGCGAAAAGGGCGGCCACGCTTTTGTCCGCCCCCCCTTCCTCCGCCGCATTGTCGAGCGGGTCAAGGAACTCCACGGCAAACCGTTCCTCACCGATTCCAGCACCCTCTACCCCGGCCAACGCAAAGAGGCGGTTTCTGCCCTCACCTGCGCGATTGAAAACGGCTTCGCTTACGCCGTTGTCGGCGCACCACTGATCATGAGCGATGGCCTGCGCGGTCATTCAGCACGCCGTATCGCGATTGCGGGGGAGTTGTTGACGGCCACCGACATCGGTGCCGAAATCATCGAGGCCGATGTGCTGCTGGCCGTCTCGCACTTTAAATGTCACGAGATCAGCGGCTTTGGCGGGGCGATCAAGAATCTGGCAATGGGCTGTTCGAGCCGCGCAGGCAAACTGGAACAACATTCGGTCTCCGCCCCCACTGTCAATCAGCGCTGCACCGTCTGTGGTGCCTGCCTCAAAGCCTGCGCTCACGGGGCAATCACGGTTCAGGCCCCGCAGGCGAGCATCGCTAGCGATAAATGTACCGGTTGCGGGCGCTGCATCGCGATCTGCGCAGATAAAGCGATCGACATCAACTGGGACGAAGCGCCCCCGACAATCATGAAAAAAATGGCGGAATATGCCCTCGGCGCCACCACCGGCAAGGCGGGGAAGACCCTCTATGTCAGCTTTGTCACCCAGGTTTCGCCGGCCTGCGACTGTTACGGCCATAGCGACGCCCCGATCGTCGCCGATCAGGGGATTCTCGTCGCCACCGATCCGGTCGCCATCGATCAGGCCTGCGCCGATCTGGTTAATCGCGCTCCCGGTCTGGCTGACAGTGCGCTGCAATCGGGACATGAAGCAGGGGGGGACAAATTCCGCGGCGTCTATCCGCAGATTGATTGGGAGACCACGCTGGAACATGGTGAGAAGATTGGGCTGGGATCGCGAGACTACACGCTGATATCCCTGGAACCGAAGAGTGACAAGGGGTGGTAA
- a CDS encoding transposase: MDNQILTTHSRSHALRKGRVSLAKNLYLLTSTTHNRQPVFHDLTACRICINALRFQQEQGRAVTLAFVLMPDHLHWLISLEQGTLAQLMQSVKTFTSRQINLQRGGSGSLWQPGYHDRALRKDEDVQSAAGYLVTNPVRAGLVAKVWDYSHWDSVWI; encoded by the coding sequence TTGGACAATCAAATATTGACAACACATTCCCGTTCCCATGCCTTGCGCAAAGGACGTGTCTCCCTCGCAAAAAACCTCTATCTGCTGACCTCGACCACCCATAATCGCCAGCCAGTTTTCCATGATTTAACCGCCTGTCGTATCTGTATCAACGCATTGCGATTTCAGCAAGAACAAGGACGTGCAGTCACATTGGCCTTTGTCTTGATGCCAGATCATCTGCATTGGTTGATTTCGTTGGAGCAGGGTACGCTTGCCCAGTTGATGCAATCGGTCAAAACATTTACCTCTCGTCAGATTAATCTTCAGCGAGGGGGGTCTGGTTCGTTATGGCAACCTGGATATCATGACCGGGCGTTGCGCAAAGATGAAGATGTTCAGTCAGCTGCCGGATATCTGGTAACCAATCCGGTGCGAGCAGGACTGGTAGCGAAAGTGTGGGATTATTCACATTGGGATTCGGTGTGGATTTAA
- a CDS encoding formylglycine-generating enzyme family protein: MRVLTFCALWMTGLLVAQPAQAWFIKDFRTSRQPASRSGGSVSGGGSWTESLTGMAFVRVPGGCFQMGSPSSEKDRSSHEGPVHEVCVDDFSMGKFEVTNAQYRKYKSGHTSTDYEGNSLNGDDQPAVYVSWEDATEYAKWLSRQTGKSFRLPTEAEWEYAARAGTRTARWWGESPDQACRNANVADQSAKRKWSNWTVHNCDDGYAVTAPVGRFAANAFGLHDMLGNVWEWCQDWYDSGYYAKSPRQNPQGPSGGSYRVGRGGSWNNDPRHVRSASRSGNDPGDRYDGLGFRLVTQDRG; encoded by the coding sequence ATGCGTGTTTTAACTTTCTGTGCTCTATGGATGACCGGCTTGTTGGTGGCCCAGCCGGCACAGGCGTGGTTTATCAAGGATTTTCGCACCAGCAGACAACCGGCCAGCCGCTCCGGTGGCAGTGTCAGCGGTGGCGGCAGTTGGACCGAGTCGCTGACCGGGATGGCGTTTGTCCGCGTGCCGGGCGGCTGTTTTCAAATGGGGAGTCCCTCAAGCGAAAAAGATCGTAGCAGTCACGAGGGGCCGGTGCACGAGGTGTGTGTGGATGATTTCTCGATGGGCAAGTTTGAGGTGACCAATGCACAGTATCGCAAATACAAATCCGGGCACACCAGCACGGACTACGAAGGAAATAGTCTGAACGGCGATGATCAGCCAGCAGTCTATGTCAGCTGGGAAGATGCGACCGAGTACGCCAAGTGGTTGTCGCGTCAGACCGGCAAGAGCTTCCGTTTGCCGACCGAGGCGGAGTGGGAATATGCGGCCCGTGCCGGGACCCGAACGGCACGCTGGTGGGGTGAAAGTCCGGATCAGGCCTGTCGCAATGCGAATGTAGCTGACCAAAGTGCGAAAAGAAAATGGTCGAACTGGACAGTTCACAACTGCGATGACGGTTATGCAGTAACAGCCCCGGTGGGACGTTTTGCAGCCAATGCGTTTGGTTTGCACGACATGCTTGGCAATGTATGGGAGTGGTGCCAGGACTGGTACGACAGCGGCTATTATGCTAAAAGTCCCAGGCAGAATCCGCAGGGTCCGTCGGGCGGGTCGTACCGCGTCGGACGCGGCGGCAGCTGGAACAACGACCCGAGGCACGTGCGCTCGGCGAGCCGGAGCGGGAACGATCCGGGCGACCGCTACGACGGCCTGGGTTTCCGCCTTGTCACTCAAGACCGGGGTTAG
- a CDS encoding GNAT family N-acetyltransferase codes for MSKHIPEEQLGIREMSIDDLAAVFHLGEELFTSEYSSSMYRTWDEYEITTLFNSDSELCIVAELNGVIVGFALGTTVEKHNSSWKYGYLVWIGIRSGLQKLGVGHKLFNEIKQRMVEQGVRMIIIDTDADNEAGIGFFRKQGFDNIQKHVYMTLNLSRARQKRKKG; via the coding sequence ATGTCAAAACATATTCCTGAAGAACAACTTGGAATTCGTGAAATGTCGATCGACGACCTGGCGGCCGTTTTTCACCTTGGGGAGGAATTGTTTACCTCCGAATATTCGTCGAGCATGTATCGCACCTGGGACGAATACGAGATCACCACGCTGTTCAATTCTGACAGTGAATTGTGCATCGTCGCCGAACTAAACGGCGTGATTGTCGGTTTTGCGCTGGGGACCACGGTAGAGAAGCATAACTCCTCGTGGAAGTATGGTTATCTGGTGTGGATCGGGATTCGCTCCGGGTTGCAGAAGCTGGGAGTCGGGCACAAGCTGTTCAATGAAATCAAGCAGCGCATGGTTGAGCAGGGGGTGCGGATGATTATTATTGACACCGATGCTGACAACGAGGCCGGGATCGGCTTTTTCAGGAAGCAGGGGTTCGACAATATTCAGAAGCATGTTTACATGACCCTTAACCTGTCACGCGCACGGCAAAAGCGCAAAAAGGGATGA
- a CDS encoding mechanosensitive ion channel family protein, translating into MLRPLLANPRYLCYVEGSKTQENAVFAFAELLDQTFLGISLAQYGGAFGAILGALIIRRIALYFYDRLLLPLAEKTGSEYDDLLLKCLRRPAGFLVTIGGIRLALDILKLPSEPVNLLHFGNALTQVLLTFTIAWTLFNLIDIFDKYLSNWAARTVSTLDDNLTPLIRKSLRVFIVFLALIMTIQNFGYSVSGLLASLGIGGLAVALAAKDTLSNVFGSLMIIFDRPFRVGDWIVAGDMEGTVEEVGFRSTKIRTFAKTQITVPNNIVANLGINNFSRMPKRRIKLTVGITYATTPQQMRTVVERIRTLLREHPAIDQEFFLVNFTDFGASSLDIMVYCFTTTTVWGEYLDARQDVCLKIMDILEELGLEIAFPSRSLYVEKMPGDGLPGPAHGAPITTNEKGKA; encoded by the coding sequence ATGCTGCGACCATTGCTTGCCAACCCCCGTTATCTTTGCTATGTAGAGGGATCAAAAACGCAGGAGAACGCCGTGTTCGCATTTGCAGAACTGCTCGACCAGACCTTCCTCGGCATCAGCCTCGCTCAGTACGGCGGCGCATTTGGTGCTATTCTTGGTGCGCTGATTATCCGCCGCATCGCACTGTACTTTTACGACCGTCTGCTGCTGCCACTGGCGGAAAAAACCGGCAGCGAGTATGACGATCTGCTGCTGAAATGTCTGCGTCGCCCGGCGGGCTTTCTGGTCACCATCGGCGGCATTCGTCTGGCCCTCGACATTCTCAAACTGCCGAGCGAACCGGTCAACCTGTTGCACTTCGGCAACGCCCTGACTCAGGTGCTGTTGACCTTCACCATCGCCTGGACGCTCTTTAACCTGATCGATATTTTCGACAAATACCTGAGCAACTGGGCGGCGCGCACCGTATCGACCCTTGATGACAATCTGACGCCCTTGATCCGCAAAAGCCTGCGCGTCTTTATCGTCTTTCTCGCCCTGATCATGACGATCCAGAATTTCGGCTATTCCGTCTCCGGCCTCCTTGCCTCCCTCGGCATCGGCGGACTGGCGGTGGCGCTGGCGGCGAAGGATACCTTGTCAAACGTGTTTGGTTCGCTGATGATTATCTTCGATCGTCCGTTCCGGGTCGGTGACTGGATTGTCGCCGGCGATATGGAAGGAACCGTCGAAGAGGTCGGGTTTCGCTCGACCAAGATTCGTACCTTCGCCAAGACACAAATCACCGTGCCGAACAATATTGTCGCCAATCTCGGCATCAACAACTTCAGCCGCATGCCGAAACGCCGCATCAAACTCACCGTCGGCATTACCTATGCCACCACCCCGCAACAGATGCGCACGGTGGTCGAACGGATTCGCACCCTGTTGCGTGAACACCCGGCGATCGACCAGGAATTTTTCCTCGTCAACTTCACCGACTTCGGCGCCTCCTCCCTCGATATCATGGTCTACTGCTTCACCACCACCACCGTCTGGGGAGAATATCTCGATGCGCGCCAGGATGTGTGTCTGAAAATTATGGATATTCTCGAAGAGCTGGGGCTGGAAATCGCGTTCCCGAGCCGCTCACTCTATGTGGAAAAAATGCCGGGGGACGGCCTGCCGGGCCCTGCACACGGAGCACCGATCACTACCAATGAGAAAGGGAAAGCTTAA
- a CDS encoding M20/M25/M40 family metallo-hydrolase → MDMRLEQVWAAIDPHRLRGTLMEMIDIYSPSGKEEDIQLYLEELLAATGIPVRRQVVDEERYNLITTMGAGAPSFYLVGHVDTVAAWDIEEYAAVEQWGVVRGLGAADMKGGCAAMVEAWLALATLPEAQRPSLGLLLVVGEEENGDGSARFLQEYQPEWVVIGEPTAMLPAFRHFGYMEVALVTQGWRIHSSLPELGHNAIESMLRVLLQLQRLPLLDPGSGRLVYSIREMSSSQAGFVVPDRCEALIDLHLSPDVDPGEVRREMEKILVKARRLIKDLNLEARFDFEAGGYELALDNPLVAIMEETFPQLNLPLEFVPFRSHSDGNLFFQAGCKPLILGPGSLETAHTAEEQTSLAEVEVAARIYVALALK, encoded by the coding sequence ATGGACATGCGCCTTGAGCAAGTGTGGGCCGCTATCGATCCACACCGGTTGCGTGGTACCCTGATGGAGATGATCGATATCTACTCACCATCGGGGAAGGAAGAAGATATCCAGCTTTATCTGGAAGAGCTGCTGGCTGCGACCGGGATTCCGGTGCGGCGGCAGGTGGTTGATGAGGAACGCTACAATCTGATCACAACGATGGGGGCGGGAGCCCCGTCTTTCTATCTGGTCGGGCATGTTGATACGGTCGCTGCCTGGGATATTGAGGAGTACGCGGCGGTTGAACAGTGGGGGGTGGTGCGTGGTCTGGGGGCCGCCGACATGAAAGGCGGTTGCGCGGCGATGGTCGAAGCGTGGCTGGCGCTGGCGACATTGCCCGAGGCGCAACGCCCGTCCCTCGGTCTGTTGCTGGTGGTTGGCGAAGAGGAAAACGGCGACGGCAGTGCGCGCTTTCTGCAGGAGTATCAGCCCGAGTGGGTGGTGATCGGCGAACCGACCGCGATGCTCCCCGCATTTCGCCATTTCGGCTACATGGAGGTGGCACTGGTCACGCAGGGGTGGCGCATTCATTCCTCCCTGCCGGAACTGGGTCATAATGCTATTGAGTCGATGTTGCGGGTGTTGTTGCAGTTGCAACGGCTGCCACTCCTTGATCCGGGGAGTGGTCGACTGGTCTACTCGATTCGCGAGATGAGTTCGTCGCAGGCGGGCTTCGTGGTGCCGGATCGTTGTGAGGCATTGATTGATCTGCATCTGTCGCCCGATGTTGATCCGGGGGAGGTACGGCGCGAGATGGAAAAGATTCTGGTCAAAGCCCGGCGCCTGATCAAGGATCTCAATCTGGAAGCGCGTTTCGATTTTGAAGCGGGAGGCTATGAGCTGGCGCTCGATAACCCGCTGGTGGCCATCATGGAAGAAACTTTTCCACAGCTGAATCTGCCGTTGGAGTTTGTCCCGTTCCGCTCCCACTCTGACGGCAACCTGTTTTTCCAGGCCGGGTGCAAACCACTCATTCTCGGTCCTGGTTCGCTGGAAACCGCCCATACCGCTGAGGAACAAACCTCACTCGCCGAAGTCGAGGTTGCCGCGCGGATCTACGTCGCGCTGGCGCTCAAATGA
- a CDS encoding putative 2-dehydropantoate 2-reductase, producing the protein MRIAVIGSGALGLYYGALLQRGGNDVRFLLRSDFDAITAQGLTIISAQGNFHLDQVAGFRAPQEMGEVDLVLVGLKTTANDVLTRLVAPLMLNPACSVLTLQNGLGNEELLADAFGPERVLGGIAFLCSNRGEAGIVHHLGQGSVRLGEFRGGSSARTEQLAVTFSAAGIPCAAVADLCRARWEKLVWNIPFNGLCALTGKDVTEILAAPACRAQVREMMLEVSAGANTQGLSTPLDGEPFAEKMLLATDAMDHYRPSMMLDRLAGRPVEVQAIYHEPLQRAARCGVTMPRVQLLAALLSLPGSLC; encoded by the coding sequence ATGCGAATTGCTGTCATCGGTTCAGGGGCGCTGGGACTCTACTACGGTGCGCTGTTGCAACGTGGCGGGAACGATGTGCGTTTTTTGTTGCGCAGCGACTTCGACGCGATCACCGCGCAAGGTTTGACGATCATCTCGGCGCAGGGAAACTTTCATCTTGATCAGGTGGCCGGGTTTCGTGCTCCGCAGGAGATGGGGGAGGTCGATCTGGTCCTGGTCGGGCTGAAGACGACGGCCAACGACGTGTTGACCCGGCTCGTCGCGCCGTTGATGCTGAATCCGGCGTGCAGCGTCCTGACGTTGCAAAACGGCCTCGGCAACGAAGAGCTGCTGGCCGACGCTTTCGGCCCGGAACGCGTGCTCGGCGGGATTGCTTTTCTCTGCTCAAATCGTGGCGAAGCGGGGATCGTTCATCACCTCGGCCAGGGGTCGGTCCGGCTCGGTGAGTTTCGCGGCGGCAGCAGTGCGCGGACGGAGCAGTTGGCGGTGACGTTCAGTGCGGCCGGAATTCCCTGCGCTGCGGTGGCTGACCTGTGCAGGGCGCGCTGGGAAAAGCTGGTGTGGAACATCCCGTTCAACGGGTTGTGTGCCCTGACCGGCAAGGATGTCACTGAAATTCTCGCCGCACCGGCCTGTCGTGCACAGGTGCGGGAAATGATGCTGGAGGTGTCCGCCGGAGCGAATACGCAGGGGTTGTCAACGCCGCTTGACGGTGAGCCTTTTGCCGAAAAAATGTTGCTGGCTACCGACGCCATGGATCACTATCGCCCCAGTATGATGCTCGATCGGCTGGCGGGGCGACCGGTCGAGGTGCAGGCAATTTACCATGAGCCGTTGCAGCGCGCGGCACGCTGTGGTGTGACTATGCCGCGGGTGCAGTTGCTGGCGGCGTTGCTGAGTTTGCCAGGATCGCTGTGCTGA
- the acnA gene encoding aconitate hydratase AcnA, producing MSEHPHDTLHTRRTMTVGGENYEYFSLNAAAEALGDVSKLPFTLKVLLENLLRFEDGETVTVADIKAVVSWLDTRRSQHEIAFRPARVLMQDFTGVPAVVDLAAMRDAVARGGGDPQQVNPQVPVDLVIDHSVMVDSYATPEAFASNVKREMERNFERYAFLRWGQTAFRNFRVVPPGTGICHQVNLEYLGKTVWVSESGGTTFAYPDTLVGTDSHTTMINGLAVLGWGVGGIEAEAAMLGQPISMLLPEVVGFRLSGALSEGVTATDLVLTVTERLRNFGVVGKFVEFCGPGLDQLPLADRATIANMSPEFGATCGFFPIDQVTIDYLRFTGRDEPSCALVEAYAKEQGLWRTEVEPVFTDMLELNLADVTPSLAGPKRPQDRVDLAGLRSAFDAIIPAGDIDKTSPVAGADYALRQGDVVIAAITSCTNTSNPAVMMAAGLVAKKALAKGLLTKPWVKTSLAPGSKVVTAYLAGAGLQEPLNTLGFHLVGYGCTTCIGNSGPLDEPVAAAIDAAGLTVSSVLSGNRNFEGRIHPLTKANWLASPPLVVAYALAGTTRIDLSREPLGIGSDGNPVFLKDIWPTNAEVSQMVARVSAQMFHNEYADVSQGDEAWRNLPIPAGQTYAWDESSTYVKEPGFFAVREKLAAGLEGFAGARILVLLGDSITTDHISPAGSIKADTPAGRYLLDHGIAETDFNSYGSRRGNHEVMMRGTFANIRLRNAMVPGTEGGFTRLMPDGKVMSIFDAALRYAESATPLVIFAGKEYGTGSSRDWAAKGTLLLGVRVVIAESFERIHRSNLIGMGVLPLQFKAGESRLTLGLEGTEVVSLRAAAELVPGQDVTLTIKHESGSSRDVVVTSRLDTANEVEYFRNGGILNYVLRQMVEGARE from the coding sequence ATGAGCGAACATCCGCACGATACCCTGCACACCCGGCGCACCATGACTGTTGGAGGTGAAAATTATGAATATTTCAGCCTTAACGCCGCTGCCGAAGCACTTGGTGATGTCTCGAAGCTGCCCTTCACCCTGAAAGTGCTCCTCGAAAACCTGCTGCGGTTTGAAGATGGCGAGACCGTTACCGTTGCCGACATCAAGGCGGTTGTGTCGTGGCTCGACACGCGTCGTTCACAACATGAAATTGCCTTTCGTCCGGCGCGGGTACTGATGCAGGACTTTACCGGGGTCCCGGCAGTGGTTGATCTGGCAGCGATGCGCGATGCCGTAGCGCGGGGCGGGGGCGATCCGCAGCAGGTCAATCCGCAGGTGCCGGTCGATCTGGTCATTGATCACTCGGTGATGGTCGACAGTTACGCCACCCCCGAGGCGTTCGCCAGCAACGTTAAGCGGGAAATGGAGCGCAACTTTGAGCGTTACGCTTTTTTGCGCTGGGGACAAACCGCCTTCAGGAATTTCCGCGTGGTGCCCCCCGGCACCGGTATCTGCCACCAGGTCAATCTGGAATATCTTGGCAAAACGGTCTGGGTCAGTGAATCCGGGGGAACGACGTTCGCTTATCCCGATACGCTGGTCGGTACCGACAGTCATACGACAATGATCAACGGCCTGGCGGTACTCGGCTGGGGGGTCGGCGGGATCGAAGCCGAGGCGGCGATGCTCGGCCAGCCGATCTCAATGCTGCTCCCCGAAGTCGTTGGTTTTCGGCTGAGCGGAGCGCTCAGCGAAGGGGTGACCGCCACCGACCTGGTGCTGACCGTTACCGAGAGGCTGCGCAACTTCGGCGTCGTCGGCAAATTTGTTGAATTTTGCGGACCGGGACTTGATCAATTGCCGCTGGCCGACCGGGCGACGATCGCCAATATGTCCCCGGAGTTCGGTGCGACCTGCGGGTTCTTCCCGATCGATCAGGTGACAATCGACTATCTGCGTTTTACCGGGCGCGACGAGCCGAGTTGCGCACTGGTCGAGGCCTATGCCAAAGAGCAGGGGCTGTGGCGGACGGAGGTCGAACCGGTGTTCACTGACATGCTGGAACTGAATCTGGCCGATGTGACGCCAAGTCTGGCCGGGCCGAAACGCCCGCAAGACCGCGTCGATCTGGCGGGTCTGCGGTCAGCATTTGACGCGATCATCCCTGCCGGTGATATTGACAAGACGTCTCCGGTGGCGGGAGCGGACTATGCGCTCCGGCAAGGGGATGTTGTCATCGCCGCGATCACCTCCTGTACCAATACCTCAAACCCGGCGGTAATGATGGCCGCCGGGCTGGTGGCAAAAAAAGCGCTCGCAAAAGGGCTGCTGACCAAACCGTGGGTTAAAACCTCGCTGGCGCCCGGTTCGAAGGTGGTCACCGCTTATCTCGCTGGCGCCGGATTACAGGAACCGCTCAATACCCTCGGTTTTCATCTCGTCGGGTACGGCTGCACCACCTGTATCGGCAACTCCGGGCCGTTGGACGAACCGGTCGCCGCTGCGATTGACGCCGCCGGGCTGACGGTGTCGTCGGTGCTATCCGGTAACCGCAACTTTGAAGGACGCATCCATCCGTTGACCAAGGCCAACTGGCTGGCGTCACCGCCGCTGGTGGTCGCCTACGCCCTTGCCGGAACCACCCGCATCGACCTGAGTCGTGAACCGCTCGGCATCGGGTCCGACGGCAACCCGGTCTTTCTGAAAGATATCTGGCCCACTAACGCCGAGGTGTCGCAAATGGTCGCCCGAGTGTCGGCGCAGATGTTTCACAACGAGTATGCTGACGTTTCTCAGGGGGACGAGGCGTGGCGCAATCTGCCGATCCCGGCCGGTCAAACCTACGCCTGGGATGAGTCGTCGACCTATGTCAAGGAACCGGGTTTTTTTGCGGTGCGCGAAAAGCTGGCGGCAGGGTTGGAAGGGTTCGCGGGCGCCCGGATCCTGGTGCTGCTCGGCGATTCGATCACCACCGATCATATCTCCCCGGCGGGGTCGATCAAGGCGGACACCCCCGCCGGACGTTATCTTCTCGATCATGGCATCGCCGAGACCGATTTCAACTCCTACGGTTCACGGCGTGGCAACCATGAGGTGATGATGCGCGGCACCTTCGCCAACATCCGCCTGCGCAACGCCATGGTCCCCGGTACCGAAGGCGGCTTTACCCGCCTGATGCCGGACGGCAAGGTCATGTCGATCTTTGACGCGGCGCTGCGCTATGCAGAAAGTGCCACACCGCTGGTGATCTTTGCCGGCAAGGAGTACGGCACCGGATCGAGTCGCGACTGGGCCGCCAAGGGGACTCTGCTCCTTGGCGTGCGCGTGGTGATTGCCGAAAGTTTCGAGCGCATTCACCGTTCCAACCTGATCGGCATGGGGGTGCTGCCGTTGCAGTTCAAGGCTGGAGAGAGTCGCCTGACGCTGGGGCTGGAGGGCACGGAGGTTGTCAGCCTGAGAGCGGCAGCGGAGCTGGTGCCGGGGCAGGATGTCACATTGACGATCAAGCATGAAAGCGGATCATCCCGCGACGTTGTGGTGACCAGTCGGCTCGATACCGCCAATGAAGTCGAGTATTTCCGCAACGGCGGGATTCTCAATTATGTGCTGCGGCAGATGGTGGAGGGGGCGCGAGAATAA
- a CDS encoding caspase family protein, producing MRRCLCFFLLVLLLSPPLLFANDLCGLADAVTDKAVKAFEADRAEGLKLFLKASELCGEKADIAYNLGVAYYRYGRLVEARDALGKAVAKDGSNAAALNNLAQVLLELRQDETKALAYAEKAARSSSDPAVTDTLARARYANGNEVDALKGLHTALAKQSHQDLQASYDELLDRYLATQVEAAQSGKRQQALSTLARLDFEARAAYTRIQLLALAGQGEDALKAVASAQRQFPNDKALRNATDAVGNQVAGGLYQQFQSGQTAAAVSHAKKLAEAYPQISALKQAYDKLFEAMLADASTIAVPEAVARTRQPVGGGRTAQLLAGMAGGTAPDASEVDLTVDVDQNIPKGKKAGKYDVAVVIGNRTYGVGGVPNVDFAWRDARTMRQYLTTTMGFDPGMIIYEEDAGYAKFNEIFGNERDHRGKLHNFVKDGQSRVFVFYVGHGAPDLDSGDAYFVPVDANPQFLKTSGYRVQTFYDNLAKLPAQDVTVVLDACFSGNSASGLLFQGVSSITLRTRPQVAKPSAAVVFASAADDQVSTWYPEKRHSLFTYYFLKGLQGEADSSGDKKITVAEMEAYLNENVTWMAKKLKGTTQQPQVSGHRQQVLAVLK from the coding sequence ATGCGCCGCTGTCTGTGCTTTTTCCTGCTTGTTCTGCTGCTGTCCCCCCCCCTGTTGTTTGCCAATGACCTGTGTGGCCTGGCTGATGCCGTGACCGACAAAGCGGTCAAGGCGTTTGAGGCTGATCGTGCCGAGGGGTTGAAATTGTTTCTCAAGGCCAGTGAGCTGTGCGGCGAAAAGGCCGATATCGCCTATAACCTCGGCGTGGCCTACTACCGTTACGGGCGGCTGGTCGAAGCGCGGGATGCCCTCGGCAAAGCTGTTGCCAAAGACGGCAGCAACGCCGCCGCGCTCAACAATCTGGCCCAGGTGCTGCTTGAACTGCGGCAGGACGAAACTAAAGCCCTTGCTTATGCAGAGAAAGCGGCGCGTTCTTCGAGTGACCCGGCGGTGACCGACACCCTGGCTCGCGCCCGTTACGCCAACGGCAACGAGGTTGATGCCCTCAAGGGACTGCACACCGCTTTGGCTAAACAGTCGCACCAGGATTTGCAGGCCAGTTATGACGAACTGCTCGACCGCTATCTGGCGACGCAGGTCGAAGCGGCGCAGTCCGGGAAACGGCAGCAGGCGTTGAGCACCCTTGCCCGACTCGATTTTGAAGCCAGGGCGGCTTACACCCGCATTCAGTTGCTGGCCCTTGCCGGACAGGGGGAAGACGCCCTCAAGGCGGTGGCCAGCGCCCAACGTCAGTTCCCGAACGACAAAGCTTTACGCAACGCCACCGACGCAGTCGGCAACCAGGTCGCCGGTGGGCTTTACCAGCAGTTCCAGTCCGGCCAGACCGCCGCGGCGGTCTCTCACGCCAAAAAACTTGCCGAAGCTTATCCGCAGATTTCAGCCCTGAAACAGGCTTATGACAAACTCTTTGAAGCGATGCTCGCCGATGCCTCGACCATCGCCGTTCCCGAGGCCGTGGCGCGAACCCGGCAGCCGGTCGGCGGCGGGCGCACCGCGCAACTGTTGGCCGGCATGGCCGGCGGCACGGCCCCCGACGCCAGCGAGGTCGATTTGACCGTTGATGTCGACCAGAACATCCCCAAGGGCAAGAAGGCAGGCAAGTACGATGTTGCCGTGGTGATCGGCAATCGCACCTACGGGGTCGGCGGCGTGCCCAACGTAGATTTTGCGTGGCGCGATGCCCGCACCATGCGTCAGTATCTGACCACCACCATGGGGTTTGATCCCGGCATGATCATCTATGAAGAGGATGCCGGTTACGCCAAATTCAACGAAATTTTCGGCAACGAGCGTGATCATCGGGGCAAACTGCATAATTTCGTCAAGGACGGCCAGTCGCGCGTCTTTGTTTTCTATGTCGGTCACGGCGCGCCCGATCTCGACAGCGGCGACGCCTACTTCGTGCCGGTCGACGCCAACCCGCAGTTTCTCAAGACCAGCGGCTACCGGGTGCAGACCTTTTACGACAACCTCGCCAAACTCCCGGCCCAGGACGTCACCGTGGTCCTCGACGCCTGTTTCTCTGGCAACTCGGCCAGTGGTCTTCTGTTTCAAGGGGTCAGCTCGATCACCCTGCGCACCCGACCACAGGTCGCCAAGCCGTCCGCTGCGGTGGTTTTTGCCAGCGCCGCCGATGATCAGGTGTCAACCTGGTACCCGGAGAAACGCCACAGCCTCTTTACCTACTACTTCCTCAAGGGGTTGCAGGGCGAAGCTGACAGCAGTGGCGACAAAAAGATCACCGTGGCCGAGATGGAGGCCTACCTCAACGAGAACGTCACCTGGATGGCAAAAAAGCTCAAAGGCACCACCCAGCAACCGCAGGTGTCGGGACACCGTCAGCAGGTGCTGGCGGTGCTGAAGTAG